In Dethiosulfovibrio salsuginis, a genomic segment contains:
- a CDS encoding HD domain-containing protein, whose product MPGFSIGEKERGILNKVRSGEIDKKKFVTENLISAEVQSTLGHISRQEDAISLDLHLYPSRGGISFLTALYCVWYLKEVHDAKLFPNWKDFNWTVSPLDIKVGGAQEFHKSVNSIFEKFDEIRAGLGARDSLVINMTGGYKSISAYASLYSLIYDIPAIYAFGEGREETRETFDLMPLPVSCAIGAMDEEISLLKGLCSMDSVERNRVLKNSTLPSWVRGLFVEGSTSSLAKSLIEQYKKGQSQVTGSGRELLSRLKKVSPCLGNYMEKLIETRWSDLWMGDQIPETVEHSRRHSKRIMEIAGNVMRSLDRGEPLGEGRSKDLYMDRPIPLALLISAIYLHDIGHTALTYPLDLNESEDGDVFPLSLFPSAVREVHNLLSAEMVRLRAKDLFPDPDEMEGLNVVEDRAGELKEYLEIVKKLVPEVCAGHRGYVRLDDYIPKKKKKSVWEVGKLLMGKERFKSTLSPVSSRLGKFATIFAGGHISEEEVLTVTALLRVLDGCDVQSDRIVGEDHLIQRLERTAYEAKALAAQLPIYSQILEAIDLEIDGKALSMNSCVKELCELANKITPEDSRSGTMDREVSGRIGSICKAVYPEIFKRLRKLKGDDGFQVLFEGENLSIVQGLSLVNRIAFKWEQFLHFYKHRLVEVVLPVPPKEKGSFSVDIKLIPKEIQGQEAPANHEEQLYDIAKEITGEVDRTGRHLRGFYIRPDYPRKEPEPERNGN is encoded by the coding sequence ATGCCCGGATTTTCAATAGGGGAAAAGGAGAGGGGCATCCTCAATAAAGTAAGGTCTGGTGAGATCGATAAAAAGAAATTCGTGACGGAAAACCTTATCTCAGCGGAGGTCCAAAGCACCTTAGGACATATAAGCAGGCAGGAAGACGCCATTTCACTTGACCTTCATCTATATCCATCTAGAGGCGGCATATCCTTCCTAACCGCTCTCTATTGTGTCTGGTACCTGAAAGAGGTTCACGATGCGAAATTATTCCCGAACTGGAAGGATTTTAACTGGACGGTTTCTCCGTTGGATATAAAAGTGGGCGGAGCCCAGGAGTTCCACAAAAGCGTAAACAGTATATTTGAAAAATTCGACGAAATAAGAGCTGGCTTAGGTGCGAGAGATAGCCTGGTTATAAACATGACCGGCGGCTATAAATCTATCTCCGCCTACGCAAGCCTTTACTCTCTGATCTACGATATTCCAGCGATCTACGCTTTTGGAGAGGGACGGGAAGAAACCAGAGAGACCTTTGATCTCATGCCCCTTCCCGTCTCCTGTGCCATAGGTGCTATGGACGAGGAGATCTCCCTTCTCAAAGGGCTTTGCAGCATGGACTCTGTCGAGAGGAACAGAGTTTTGAAAAACTCCACTTTGCCCAGTTGGGTCAGAGGACTTTTTGTAGAAGGGTCGACCTCCTCTTTGGCGAAGAGCCTGATAGAGCAGTATAAAAAAGGCCAGAGCCAGGTGACCGGATCGGGAAGGGAGCTTCTCAGCAGGCTCAAAAAAGTCTCACCCTGCCTGGGAAACTACATGGAAAAACTCATAGAGACCAGATGGTCAGATCTATGGATGGGAGACCAGATCCCCGAGACGGTGGAACACTCCAGACGACATTCCAAGAGGATCATGGAGATAGCGGGCAACGTCATGAGGTCGCTGGACAGAGGAGAGCCACTAGGCGAGGGCCGATCCAAAGATCTGTACATGGACAGACCTATCCCCCTGGCGTTGCTCATATCGGCCATATACCTTCACGATATAGGCCACACCGCCCTGACCTATCCTTTAGACCTTAATGAGTCCGAAGATGGCGACGTATTCCCTCTGTCTCTTTTTCCCTCGGCGGTGAGGGAGGTCCATAACCTTCTATCCGCTGAGATGGTCCGACTCAGGGCGAAGGACCTCTTTCCCGACCCCGACGAAATGGAGGGACTCAACGTAGTAGAAGACCGTGCCGGGGAGCTGAAAGAATATCTGGAGATAGTGAAAAAACTGGTGCCCGAGGTATGTGCTGGACACAGGGGATACGTCCGACTGGACGACTATATCCCTAAAAAAAAGAAAAAATCGGTCTGGGAGGTAGGGAAGTTGCTCATGGGGAAGGAAAGGTTCAAATCGACCCTTTCCCCGGTATCGTCCAGGCTCGGAAAGTTTGCCACCATATTTGCCGGTGGTCATATCTCCGAAGAGGAGGTCCTCACCGTGACCGCCCTTCTCAGGGTTTTAGACGGTTGTGACGTCCAGTCCGACAGGATAGTCGGCGAGGATCATCTCATTCAGAGGCTGGAGCGGACCGCATACGAGGCCAAAGCCCTGGCGGCCCAGCTTCCCATATACAGCCAGATTCTTGAGGCTATCGACCTTGAAATAGATGGTAAGGCCCTGTCCATGAATAGTTGCGTGAAGGAACTTTGTGAGCTGGCGAATAAAATCACCCCCGAGGATTCCCGATCGGGGACCATGGACCGTGAGGTATCTGGCAGAATAGGCAGTATATGTAAAGCCGTCTACCCCGAAATATTCAAGCGTCTGAGAAAACTCAAAGGAGACGACGGCTTCCAGGTGCTCTTTGAAGGGGAGAACCTGTCTATCGTGCAGGGGCTTTCGCTGGTAAACAGGATAGCCTTCAAGTGGGAGCAGTTTCTGCACTTCTATAAACACCGCTTGGTCGAGGTTGTCCTTCCGGTTCCCCCCAAAGAGAAGGGCTCTTTTTCCGTGGATATAAAACTGATACCGAAGGAGATTCAAGGTCAGGAAGCTCCGGCGAACCATGAAGAACAGCTTTACGACATAGC